Proteins from a genomic interval of Plasmodium reichenowi strain SY57 chromosome 13, whole genome shotgun sequence:
- a CDS encoding RNA-binding protein, putative → MAFSPLCGVNCTSRPSASTINTFLTKAQHDVTLTDTDTRIFIKNIKTGVTMEQFRNSLQEFGAMQVYFYEPGSNNDGWAWVGFENKEAALKVIEESEKMQEEMNEENLNEMQNEDNEEQGSNSFYAEDEDKKDEEEEVEEEEEEEEY, encoded by the coding sequence atgGCTTTTTCACCACTTTGCGGAGTTAATTGTACCTCAAGACCCTCAGCTTCTACCATAAATACCTTCCTTACGAAAGCTCAACATGATGTTACTTTAACAGATACAGATACCAGAATCTTcataaagaatataaaaacagGTGTTACCATGGAACAATTTAGAAACTCTCTTCAAGAATTCGGTGCTATGCaagtttatttttatgaacCAGGATCTAATAATGATGGATGGGCATGGGTTGGAtttgaaaataaagaaGCAGCACTTAAAGTTATCGAAGAATCAGAGAAAATGCAAGAAGAAATGaatgaagaaaatttaaatgaaatgcaaaatgaagataatgAAGAACAAGGATCAAATAGTTTTTATGCTGAAgatgaagataaaaaagatgaagAGGAAGAAGtagaagaagaagaagaagaagagGAATATTAA